One genomic segment of Falco cherrug isolate bFalChe1 chromosome 13, bFalChe1.pri, whole genome shotgun sequence includes these proteins:
- the RRP15 gene encoding RRP15-like protein: MAAAVADPCGRAAAVGEQADSDSELSSGIPEDSYSSGGEALDGDDEDETAAQGNAVEEAASSEAGPGAGWADAMAKVLNKAIPRNKSTILAKNKSLEKEREKEKQERLEKRLKLDKKREWEMMCRVKPDVVKDRDTERNLQRIATRGVVQLFNAVRTHQKNIDEKVKKTGSSDRQRAKLLSSVSKKDFISVLRNMDGAKGSKNAAGKATKSKQGEVKSEEGPEWNILRDDFMMGASMKDWDKESDGEGNTEQGGGLKQDDDSD; this comes from the exons ATTCTGAGTTAAGCTCAGGAATTCCAGAAGACAGCTACTCTTCAGGAGGAGAAGCCCTGGATGGCGATGATGAAGATGAAACGGCAGCCCAGGGCAATGCGGTTGAAGAGGCAGCAAGCTCTGAAGCTGGCCCAGGTGCAGGCTGGGCAGATGCCATGGCAAAAGTGCTCAACAAAGCGATTCCACGAAATAAATCCACCATCTTGGCCAAGAATAAAAGcctggagaaggagagagaaaaggaaaaacaagaaaggcTGGAGAAGAGGTTGAAG CTCGATAAAAAGCGGGAGTGGGAAATGATGTGCCGAGTGAAGCCAGATGTTGTCAAAGACCgagacacagaaagaaatcttcAGAGAATTGCCACGAG AGGTGTTGTACAATTGTTTAATGCTGTCAGGACACACCAAAAGAACATTGATGAGAAGGTGAAGAAAACTGGGAGCTCTGACAGGCAGCGTGCTAAACTGCTGTCGTCTGTTTCAAAGAAAGATTTCATCAGTGTTTTAAGAAACATGGACGGTGCAAAAGGAAGCAAGAATGCTGCTGGAAAGGCCACAAAAAGTAAACAG GGTGAAGTGAAGTCTGAAGAGGGGCCGGAATGGAACATACTGCGTGATGACTTCATGATGGGAGCATCTATGAAAGACTGGGACAAGGAAAGCGATGGAGAGGGCAATACTGAACAAGGAGGTGGTCTGAAACAAGATGACGACAGTGACTGA